A genomic window from Lotus japonicus ecotype B-129 chromosome 1, LjGifu_v1.2 includes:
- the LOC130731039 gene encoding uncharacterized protein LOC130731039, protein MHPASDKIQGQWTDTLSLQKITFCGVTQFLLYPLISQALSHIGFNFQQRTNKSQIHQYLISLCYAEPCSIINLKLDELFIMPGLPLGLEERLLIPRCGVCNELFTTMNAVCMHFISVHNPNMVSRGFYSTSPELNITPQPSNPQPAPPPPNHQPPPPNPPEESI, encoded by the exons ATGCACCCAGCCAGTGACAAAATACAAGGACAGTGGACAGATACACTTTCTTTGCAGAAGATAACGTTCTGTGGAGTTACTCAGTTTCTCTTATACCCTTTAATTTCTCAAGCTCTCTCTCACAttggtttcaactttcaacaaaGGACAAATAAAAGTCAG ATCCACCAGTATTTAATTTCTCTTTGTTACGCTGAGCCCTGCAGCATTATCAACCTCAAACTCGACGAATTGTTCATCATGCCTGGCCTGCCTCTTGGGCTCGAAGAGCGTCTTCTGATTCCGCGATGTGGAGTGTGTAACGAGTTATTTACCACTATGAATGCCGTATGCATGCATTTTATTTCTGTGCATAATCCAAATATGGTTTCCAGAGGATTTTATTCAACTTCTCCAGAGTTAAATATTACTCCTCAGCCTTCAAATCCTCAACCTGCTCCTCCGCCTCCAAATCATCAACCTCCGCCTCCAAATCCGCCTGAAGAaagcatctga
- the LOC130731041 gene encoding flowering time control protein FCA-like — MRQGSCFVKYSTFSEADRAIKALNNQYTFLGESCPVVVRFADRRERLGVRGPCRNLEKKDPSEEAVLVDKVFVNNINREASSKEIEEIFSPYGHVEDVFIATNRGYAFVKFSNREMALAAIKGLNRTYTMRGCDLPFIVRFAEPKKPKTGESRGNYVSGNANFGPCSQESVAWPLPNFGDPNTGGNIMPIAPHHSTVLHPQVASNMPNWQPGPTVAQQPFLPQQAHSQLASMPLQSIQAPNFPSQPFITEVQRQSHSTDSSIQNIEQQLSSQLPNQIGSNPNTVAGSISPDLPTSPQDEEFPECDWSEHYCPDGDKYYYNSVTCESKWEKPEEYALYEKESQKQQEQKDKSCLFAKLSLSSSQEVAYRQQETNHDHWRSETSLVAG, encoded by the exons ATGCGACAAG GAAGTTGTTTTGTGAAATACTCAACATTCAGTGAAGCTGACCGGGCTATTAAGGCTTTAAACAATCAGTATACATTTCTTGGG GAATCATGTCCTGTTGTTGTCAGATTTGCTGATCGACGTGAGCGTCTTG GGGTTCGAGGTCCCTGCCGAAACTTGGAAAAGAAAGACCCTTCAGAAG AGGCGGTACTGGTGGATAAAGTTTTTGTTAATAATATCAACAGAGAAGCTTCATCTAAAGAAATTGAAGAA ATATTTTCACCTTATGGGCATGTTGAAGATGTCTTCATTGCGACAAATCGTG GATATGCTTTTGTCAAATTTTCTAATAGAGAAATGGCGCTGGCAGCGATCAAAGGGTTGAATAGAACATACACGATGAGA GGTTGTGATCTTCCATTTATTGTTCGTTTTGCGGAACCTAAGAAACCCAAAACTGGAGAATCAAG GGGCAACTATGTATCTGGGAATGCAAATTTTGGTCCTTGTTCACAAGAATCAGTAGCTTG GCCACTGCCAAATTTTGGTGATCCCAATACTGGAGGGAATATTATGCCTATTGCCCCACATCATTCCACAGTTCTACACCCGCAAGTTGCTTCTAATATGCCAAACTGGCAACCTGGCCCTACTGTGGCACAACAGCCTTTTCTTCCCCAACAAGCACATTCACAGTTGGCTTCAATGCCTTTGCAGTCAATTCAAGCTCCAAACTTCCCTTCTCAACCATTTATTACTGAGGTGCAGCGACAGTCTCATTCAACAGATTCATCAATTCAAAATATAGAGCAGCAGCTAAGTTCTCAG CTGCCCAATCAGATTGGAAGCAATCCTAATACAGTTGCCGGAAGTATCTCACCTGATCTGCCTACAAGTCCCCAGGATGAAGAATTTCCAGAGTGTGACTGGAGTGAACACTACTGCCCTGATGGTGATAAGTACTACTACAATAGTGTCACTTGCGAAAGCAAA TGGGAGAAGCCGGAGGAGTATGCCTTATATGAGAAAGAATCACAGAAACAGCAGGAACAGAAAGATAAAAGCTGTCTTTTCGCAAAATTGTCATTGTCTTCCTCTCAAGAAGTTGCTTATAGACAACAG GAAACAAATCATGATCACTGGCGGTCGGAAACAAGTCTTGTTGCTGGATAG
- the LOC130731040 gene encoding glycine-rich cell wall structural protein-like isoform X1, whose amino-acid sequence MTVFSRNVRMYVVLLMIITVGIVEGRKPQNCGGFGKGGAREEGDGKGGSGHGGGGGGGGGVGVGGGAGLGGGVGAGGGVGGGVGLGGGGGGGAGGGGGGVGGSVGAGGGAGGGAGGSVGGGVGGGGGAGGGLGGGAGGGVGGGARGGASGGGGAGAGGGAGGGVGAGGGVGGGAGLGGGVGGGAGGGASGGGGVGGGIGAGGGVGGGAGLGGGVGGGAGAGGGASGGGGAGGGVGAGGGLGGGVGGGAGGGARGGTGGGGGAGGGIGVGGGLGGGVGGGVGGGAGLGGGVGGGAGAGGGASGGGGAGGGAGASGGGGAGGGVGAGGGLGGGVGGGAGGGARGGTGGGGGAGGGIGVGGGLGGGVGGGVGGGAGLGGGVGGGAGAGAGGGASGGGGAGGGAGASGGGGAGGGVGAGGGLGGGAGGGIGAGGGLGGGVGGGVGGGVGGGAGLGGGVGGGAGGGLGGGAGGGGARGGAGGGGGVGGGGGAGLGGGAGGGLGGGVGGGAGLGGGGGAGGGGGVGGGAGLGGSVGAGGGAGGSVGLGGGAGASGGARVGVGAGAGSGGSVGGGAGAGAGANAGASGGGGIGTSGARSINRGARIGSNVEGSPSSGSNFGANERVRGKGNAGISREGGPRA is encoded by the coding sequence ATGACTGTATTTTCACGTAATGTTAGAATGTATGTTGTTTTATTGATGATAATAACTGTTGGGATAGTAGAAGGGCGAAAACCTCAAAATTGTGGTGGCTTTGGAAAAGGTGGAGCCAGAGAAGAAGGAGACGGAAAAGGAGGTTCAGGACATGGTGGgggcggaggaggaggaggaggagttggTGTTGGAGGAGGTGCTGGCCTTGGTGGAGGTGTTGGTGCCGGTGGAGGTGTAGGAGGAGGAGTTGGTcttggtggaggtggaggaggaggtgctggtggtggaggtggaggtgtaGGAGGTAGTGTCGGTGCTGGTGGAGGTGCAGGAGGAGGAGCTGGTGGTAGTGTTGGAGGAGGcgtcggtggtggtggaggtgcaGGAGGAGGTCTTGGTGGTGGCGCGGGAGGAGGTGTCGGTGGAGGTGCAAGAGGAGGCGcaagtggaggtggaggtgctGGTGCTGGTGGAGGTGCAGGAGGAGGAGTTGGtgctggtggtggtgttggaggaGGCGCTGGTCTTGGTGGAGGTGTAGGAGGGGGTGCTGGTGGAGGTGCTAGTGGCGGTGGAGGTGTAGGAGGAGGAATTGGtgctggtggtggtgttggaggaGGCGCTGGTCTTGGTGGAGGTGTAGGAGGGGGTGCTGGTGCTGGTGGAGGTgctagtggtggtggaggtgcaGGAGGAGGAGTTGGTGCCGGAGGAGGTCTTGGTGGTGGTGTAGGAGGAGGTGCAGGTGGGGGTGCAAGAGGAGGTaccggtggcggtggaggtgcAGGAGGAGGAATTGGTGTCGGTGGAGGtcttggtggtggtgttggaggaGGCGTTGGTGGAGGCGCTGGTCTTGGTGGAGGTGTAGGAGGGGGTGCTGGTGCTGGTGGAGGTGCTAGTGGCGGCGGAGGTGCAGGAGGGGGTGCTGGTGCTAGTGGCGGCGGAGGTGCAGGAGGAGGAGTTGGTGCCGGAGGAGGTCTTGGTGGTGGTGTAGGAGGAGGTGCAGGTGGGGGTGCAAGAGGAGGTaccggtggcggtggaggtgcAGGAGGAGGAATTGGTGTTGGTGGAGGtcttggtggtggtgttggaggaGGCGTTGGTGGAGGCGCTGGTCTTGGTGGAGGTGTAGGAGGGGGTGCTGGTGCTGGTGCTGGTGGAGGTGCTAGTGGCGGCGGAGGTGCAGGAGGGGGTGCTGGTGCTAGTGGCGGCGGAGGTGCAGGAGGAGGAGTTGGTGCCGGAGGAGGTCTTGGTGGTGGTGCAGGAGGAGGAATTGGTGCCGGTGGAGGtcttggtggtggtgttggaggaGGCGTCGGTGGAGGCGTTGGAGGAGGCGCTGGTCTTGGTGGAGGTGTAGGAGGGGGTGCTGGTGGAGGTCTTGGTGGAGGTGCTGGCGGTGGTGGTGCAAGAGGAGGCgctggtggcggtggaggtgtaggaggaggtggtggtgctgGTCTCGGTGGAGGTGCAGGAGGGGGTCTTGGTGGAGGTGTAGGAGGAGGTGCTGGCCTTGGCGGAGGTGGAGGAgctggtggaggtggaggtgttGGTGGTGGCGCTGGTCTTGGTGGAAGTGTTGGTGCTGGTGGAGGTGCAGGAGGAAGCGTTGGCCTTGGTGGAGGTGCTGGTGCTAGTGGAGGAGCAAGAGTAGGTGTTGGTGCTGGGGCTGGTTCAGGAGGTAGTGTGGGTGGAGGTGCTGGTGCTGGTGCCGGTGCAAATGCTGGAGCAAGTGGAGGGGGAGGCATTGGGACAAGTGGAGCACGTAGCATTAATAGAGGTGCTAGAATTGGTTCGAATGTAGAAGGTAGCCCAAGTAGTGGTTCCAACTTTGGTGCAAATGAAAGAGTCCGTGGTAAAGGAAATGCTGGAATTTCAAGGGAAGGTGGTCCTCGAGCTTAA
- the LOC130731040 gene encoding glycine-rich cell wall structural protein-like isoform X2, which yields MTVFSRNVRMYVVLLMIITVGIVEGRKPQNCGGFGKGGAREEGDGKGGSGHGGGGGGGGGVGVGGGAGLGGGVGAGGGVGGGVGLGGGGGGGAGGGGGGVGGSVGAGGGAGGGAGGSVGGGVGGGGGAGGGLGGGAGGGVGGGARGGASGGGGAGAGGGAGGGVGAGGGVGGGAGLGGGVGGGAGGGASGGGGVGGGIGAGGGVGGGAGLGGGVGGGAGAGGGASGGGGAGGGVGAGGGLGGGVGGGAGGGARGGTGGGGGAGGGIGVGGGLGGGVGGGVGGGAGLGGGVGGGAGAGGGASGGGGAGGGAGASGGGGAGGGVGAGGGLGGGAGGGIGVGGGLGGGVGGGVGGGAGLGGGVGGGAGAGAGGGASGGGGAGGGAGASGGGGAGGGVGAGGGLGGGAGGGIGAGGGLGGGVGGGVGGGVGGGAGLGGGVGGGAGGGLGGGAGGGGARGGAGGGGGVGGGGGAGLGGGAGGGLGGGVGGGAGLGGGGGAGGGGGVGGGAGLGGSVGAGGGAGGSVGLGGGAGASGGARVGVGAGAGSGGSVGGGAGAGAGANAGASGGGGIGTSGARSINRGARIGSNVEGSPSSGSNFGANERVRGKGNAGISREGGPRA from the exons ATGACTGTATTTTCACGTAATGTTAGAATGTATGTTGTTTTATTGATGATAATAACTGTTGGGATAGTAGAAGGGCGAAAACCTCAAAATTGTGGTGGCTTTGGAAAAGGTGGAGCCAGAGAAGAAGGAGACGGAAAAGGAGGTTCAGGACATGGTGGgggcggaggaggaggaggaggagttggTGTTGGAGGAGGTGCTGGCCTTGGTGGAGGTGTTGGTGCCGGTGGAGGTGTAGGAGGAGGAGTTGGTcttggtggaggtggaggaggaggtgctggtggtggaggtggaggtgtaGGAGGTAGTGTCGGTGCTGGTGGAGGTGCAGGAGGAGGAGCTGGTGGTAGTGTTGGAGGAGGcgtcggtggtggtggaggtgcaGGAGGAGGTCTTGGTGGTGGCGCGGGAGGAGGTGTCGGTGGAGGTGCAAGAGGAGGCGcaagtggaggtggaggtgctGGTGCTGGTGGAGGTGCAGGAGGAGGAGTTGGtgctggtggtggtgttggaggaGGCGCTGGTCTTGGTGGAGGTGTAGGAGGGGGTGCTGGTGGAGGTGCTAGTGGCGGTGGAGGTGTAGGAGGAGGAATTGGtgctggtggtggtgttggaggaGGCGCTGGTCTTGGTGGAGGTGTAGGAGGGGGTGCTGGTGCTGGTGGAGGTgctagtggtggtggaggtgcaGGAGGAGGAGTTGGTGCCGGAGGAGGTCTTGGTGGTGGTGTAGGAGGAGGTGCAGGTGGGGGTGCAAGAGGAGGTaccggtggcggtggaggtgcAGGAGGAGGAATTGGTGTCGGTGGAGGtcttggtggtggtgttggaggaGGCGTTGGTGGAGGCGCTGGTCTTGGTGGAGGTGTAGGAGGGGGTGCTGGTGCTGGTGGAGGTGCTAGTGGCGGCGGAGGTGCAGGAGGGGGTGCTGGTGCTAGTGGCGGCGGAGGTGCAGGAGGAGGAGTTGGTGCCGGAGGAGGTCTTGGTGGTG gtgcAGGAGGAGGAATTGGTGTTGGTGGAGGtcttggtggtggtgttggaggaGGCGTTGGTGGAGGCGCTGGTCTTGGTGGAGGTGTAGGAGGGGGTGCTGGTGCTGGTGCTGGTGGAGGTGCTAGTGGCGGCGGAGGTGCAGGAGGGGGTGCTGGTGCTAGTGGCGGCGGAGGTGCAGGAGGAGGAGTTGGTGCCGGAGGAGGTCTTGGTGGTGGTGCAGGAGGAGGAATTGGTGCCGGTGGAGGtcttggtggtggtgttggaggaGGCGTCGGTGGAGGCGTTGGAGGAGGCGCTGGTCTTGGTGGAGGTGTAGGAGGGGGTGCTGGTGGAGGTCTTGGTGGAGGTGCTGGCGGTGGTGGTGCAAGAGGAGGCgctggtggcggtggaggtgtaggaggaggtggtggtgctgGTCTCGGTGGAGGTGCAGGAGGGGGTCTTGGTGGAGGTGTAGGAGGAGGTGCTGGCCTTGGCGGAGGTGGAGGAgctggtggaggtggaggtgttGGTGGTGGCGCTGGTCTTGGTGGAAGTGTTGGTGCTGGTGGAGGTGCAGGAGGAAGCGTTGGCCTTGGTGGAGGTGCTGGTGCTAGTGGAGGAGCAAGAGTAGGTGTTGGTGCTGGGGCTGGTTCAGGAGGTAGTGTGGGTGGAGGTGCTGGTGCTGGTGCCGGTGCAAATGCTGGAGCAAGTGGAGGGGGAGGCATTGGGACAAGTGGAGCACGTAGCATTAATAGAGGTGCTAGAATTGGTTCGAATGTAGAAGGTAGCCCAAGTAGTGGTTCCAACTTTGGTGCAAATGAAAGAGTCCGTGGTAAAGGAAATGCTGGAATTTCAAGGGAAGGTGGTCCTCGAGCTTAA
- the LOC130731038 gene encoding chaperone protein ClpB4, mitochondrial-like, whose product MATRRTPPLLSITKSLFTAVTLSRIRPRRTPSHSLTLTRTFHSSKSLHRLYHLTDPKDEEDMTPLEKYGNNLTQLARLGKLDPVIGRDDEIQRCIQILSRRTKNNPLIIGEPGVGKTAIVQGLAQCIVREDVPGPLINRTLISLDMGSLLAGAKFRGDFEERLKAVLKQVTESCGQKILFIDEIHTVVGAGATSRAMDAGNLLKPMLGRGELQCIGATTLNQYKKYIEPDPILERRFQQVFCSQPSVEETISILRGLRERYELHHGVKISDSALVSAAVLSDRYITKRFLPDKAIDLVDEAAAKLKIGITPKPTEIDEIDRAVWKLEEEKLSLKNDTTDKASKERLSKLENDLSLLKQKQKELTDLWDNEKALMTRISSLKAKIGYLKLQRESGKLIWPNDYDRPPFISPERQLEEAEKNLADLQKPRQSLLRKEVTDVDITDLCTTIRFDSRYV is encoded by the exons ATGGCGACTAGAAGAACTCCGCCGTTGTTGTCGATAACCAAATCCCTTTTCACCGCCGTAACCCTTTCAAGGATCAGGCCTCGGAGAACCCCCTCCCACTCTTTGACTCTCACTCGCACCTTCCACTCCTCTAAATCACTCCATCGCCTCTACCACTTGACTG ATCCGAAGGACGAGGAAGACATGACGCCATTGGAAAAGTATGGAAATAACCTGACTCAACTTGCTAGGCTTGGCAAGCTTGATCCTGTCATCGGCCGAGACGATGAAATTCAACGTTGTATCCAGATACTGTCAAGGAGAACTAAAAACAATCCACTTATTATCGGCGAACCTGGTGTAGGCAAAACTGCAATTGTCCAAGG ATTAGCTCAATGTATTGTGCGTGAAGATGTTCCAGGGCCATTGATAAATCGGACG TTGATCTCCCTCGATATGGGGTCATTGCTTGCTGGTGCCAAGTTTCGTGGagattttgaagaaagattgaaagcTGTCCTTAAACAAGTCACTGAGTCATGTGggcaaaaaatattatttatcgATGAAATTCATACCGTTGTTGGTGCAG GGGCAACAAGTCGTGCAATGGATGCTGGGAACTTGTTGAAACCAATGCTTGGAAGAGGTGAACTTCAATGTATTGGAGCAACTACATTGAATcagtataaaaaatatattgaaccGGATCCAATACTTGAGCGAAGATTTCAACAAGTGTTTTGCAGTCAACCATCTGTTGAAGAAACAATATCCATTCTTCGTGGGTTGCGTGAGCGCTATGAGTTGCATCATGGAGTCAAAATATCGGATAGTGCGCTTGTATCAGCAGCAGTTCTATCAGATCGATACATCACAAAACGCTTCTTGCCAGACAAAG CTATTGATCTTGTCGATGAAGCTGCTGCAAAGCTGAAGATTGGGATCACCCCTAAGCCTACTGAAATAGATGAGATAGACAGAGCAGTCTGGAAATTGGAGGAGGAAAAACTCTCTCTGAAAAATGATACTACTGACAAGGCATCTAAAGAAAGATTAAGTAAGCTTGAAAATGATTTGAGTTTACTTAAACAGAAGCAAAAAGAACTGACAGATCTTTGGGACAATGAAAAAGCGTTAATGACTCGGATAAGCTCACTCAAAGCAAAG ATTGGTTACCTGAAGCTACAAAGGGAATCTGGTAAGCTGATTTGGCCTAATGATTATGATCGTCCACCTTTCATCTcccctgagcgccaattggaaGAAGCTGAAAAGAATCTAGCTGACTTACAAAAACCTCGACAATCTTTACTTCGAAAAGAGGTCACTGACGTTGATATTACCGATCTCTGCACCACTATTCGTTTTGATTCCCGCTACGTTTGA